TTTTCCTTAGCTTACATACCGCAGTTTTCCTTCCCTCTCTCTGTGATGGCTCAAATCGGTGTAATTCGATCCGCCAAATCTAAGTTTGCCAAAAGTTTTACCAAAATAAGTGTGCCCAAATACATAGATTTTGAAATCCTGACACAATAAATACTGACTTCTTGCGGCTCTAACTGAAACTGCACTAACTATCGATAGCCCTAATCCGTTCCGCAACATCCCCGCCCGCGTGAAGCGAAGCATTCATAACGTCCAGGACAGTTAACTTCGAAGCGGGACGCATTGTCGTCTTGGCTCGATCGTTAGTCCGCACCGCTGCTCGAGGAGGTACTCCATCTCTTCCGGTGAACACCTCTTCCACGACGCCTCGTTTTCACTCTTCGTGGTATGGCCGGATCACATATGTACACCAGATCTTCTCGACGAATGGGCTCGACGTGCTGGCACCATCTCTCCCTGCGCACAAGCGTCGGCAGGTACTCATGCATCCATCTCTTCCCTTTAAGAGATCTTTGGGCGGTGGTGCCTCTTGGTCCACCGTCACTGTTAGATGAGTGAGCGGACGAGAGTTCACTATGCTCTCCGCCTCAATCAACAGGTTCTCCAGTACGTGCTCCTTGGGCGCAAGCTCCTTCATAGTATGCGCCAAGACCTTCTTGACACACTGTATCATCCTTTCCCAGGCACCCTCCTCTGGGTTCGCCGGGCAATTGAAGATCCATTCGACTCCTTTGGACGACAGATCGCACTGGATCTTCGCAGGCTCAAACACTTCGCTGAACCTCTGGGTCTCTCGATTTTCCCCAACAAAGTTCTTCCGGCGGCTCATGAAATTCCTCATAGCTATTATATATAGCAGCCTCCGTAAGTTCGTAATACAGAACTTCTGCCGGATCGCTCCTATAGTTGCCTCCGTGTTTTGGTGGCACATCCTCTCGTGGTGATGCTGCACAATCATTTCCGCCAGTGCCTCCGTGTGAGACAGTATGATCGGCCGTCGCGCGAGTTAAGAGATGAATAGTCGTAGAGATGTCCCAGTGAGTATCTGAGAGATGGTATTCCCTTTTTGTATGGGTGTTCCCGTGATTTTCCAGAGAAATTAAACAAGGCTGAAGTGTATTGTTTGAAATCCAAAATCAAAGTGAagttttattcttaaatattcttattcGAACCTAAACGTTTATACATCAATGTGCTGACCTAGCGGGTTGGAATTGGAGCGGATGTATAATTGGGTCTCGTCTCGGGTTTCCGCAGTGGCTCGTTGTATGTGTTTAGATGGCAACTTTAGTTGCCAatacattgttgttgtttattgcATGGGTTCTGTTAGGCCGCCGAGGGAATGTGCTGAGGCGGTCTAATTGCTGGACAGCCGAAGGGGTTTCGGCGGGGGACCACCGAGGGTGTACGTCGAGGTGGTAACTCCTCCCCCCTCAGACCATAGTGGAGCGATGGTTGGTGTGAATGTGACAGGTGGATTAGCGGTTGGTGCAGGGCTAGCCGGTGGAGCGACTGGTGTAAACGTGGTCGTTCTGTTGGAAAAACATGCTACGGCCAACACTATTATCGCTATCACAGACCACATGGTGTATGTGGTTGTCATGTGTATTGTTGTTCCCGACTGGATTCTGTAATTTTGTCTTGATGTCTTCCATTTTCAACTCGTGGAACCCTAACAAGGTCTCTAGTTTCTGCCTCCTCTACTACCTCATTAAGTGTTTTCTCTATCCGTTCCATTGCTTCTTTGTATTCCTGGAGTTGATTTTTTCCTTATGGATGTTTTCCTTATGGATTTTCTGGGGTTTGGTAGAGGTTAATGTTAGACCGTGGTCCTCCATCACCTGGTGTTTCGAAAACCTAGGAGTCAAGTTGTCCCTCCTGTTTTCTTTCCTAAATATTGTGTCTCCTACTTCTATCGGTTCCGGGTCTTGCCTGTCGGCATTCGCCGCCTCTATTCTCTTCCTCTTCTCTTGATGTACCCTTTCTTTAATTTTCGGGTAGAGTTCCGCTTAGAACGCATTAATCTTCTGTAAATAATCGTGTTCACTATTAAATGACACGTTATTCAAGAAGTTATGCGTCCTCCCCGTGAACAATTCTTGTTCACGAAGTACAAGTCAATATGCACTATTTCTATTGGCCTCTCAGGTGTCTCTGTAAGGCTATATACGATCTTATTTGGTCTCCTATCATACTTTTGTGTTTGGCAACTATCGCAATTGTTAATTGTCTGAGCAATTGCTTGTTTCATGTGGACGAAAAACACCTTCCTTTTGAGGTGTGCTAAAGTTTCGTCTATCCCTGTGTGGTTTGATTTTTCATGATAGTTTTTGATAATCTGCTCCTGTTCCCTCTTTTCCGTTATATCCGGCAATAAGACAGTACACCTTATTGCCTTATACAACTTGCTGTAAGCGAAATACCTACAATATGCATTTTGGATTGTTTTCACTAAATTGTCTGGAATCAGGAGTGCTACTGTTCTTTTTGGTTTCAAGGTTTCTTTTAATCTTCGACCAACTGTCTCATCGTCGAACTTATTATCTGTCCAAATTATTCTCAACTTATTCCTGAACGGAATTTGTTTCTGAATTCTCGCTACCCTGCCTTCCTTTATGACCATCTGAATGTTATACTCGTTCAGTGGTTTTTCTGATATTGGGAAACTCAATTTGAGATCTTCCCCAGCAGAGTGGATTGTCTCTCCATCGGTCGCCCTCTCGGAGGCATCTTCGAACGCATTGAGCTCAGGCTGGATTCTGCTCAATGCGTCAGCGACTACGTTCAGGGAACCTTTCTTGTATACAATCTCGTAATCGTACTCCAGCATTTGGAGTCTCCATCTTACAAGTTTGGAATCAGGTTCCTTGACGCTCATTAACCATGTTAATGGCCTATGGTCGGTGACTATCATGAACTTTGTGCCAAACACGTAATGCCTAAAATGCTTAATGGCCCAAATAATGGCGAGCATTTCCTTTTCGATCGTGGCATAATTCACCTCCGATCCTGACAGCGTTCTGCTAGCATATGCTATTGGTCTGTCCGTTCCCAAGTTCCCTTGGGACAAGACGGCTCCAATCGCATACTTACTCGCATCCGTAGTGAGGATAAAAGGTTTCTCAAAGTCGGGGAATTGAAGTATGGGGTCATTGCACAGTAAGGTCTTGCATACCTCGAATGCATCATAGAATTCCTGGTCTATCTGTATAGCCTTTTTCCCTTTCAACTGTCTTGTCAATGGCTTTGTAATAGCCGCAAAATCCCTTATGAACTTCCTATAGTACCCCAACAGGCCCAGGaatgatttaatttgtttcctgGTTTTGGGAATCTCAAATCTTTTTATCGCCTCAATCTTCCCTGGGTTCGGTCTTATCCCCTGTTGGGTCACTACATGTCCCAAGTATTCAACCTCCTTCCTTAAAAATTCTGTTTTGTCCAATTGCAATTTGAAGTTCGCCTCCGTAAGTTTCTTGAAGACTTGCTCCAAATCCGTTATGTGTTCTTGCAGGGATGTCGAGTATACCATAATGTCATCCATATATAAGGTTGTCAAAAAAGTCTTGCGgtattttgattgatttttcaATTGTTCATAAAATTGGTTATAATAGTGCGATTTAAGTCAAATATGCGCCGTTTTGTTCGATGACGAATTCCCAACGAGATGCCAACTTTATAACGCCCCTCTTATAGAAGCTCGCTTCCCTATTGGCAAAAATCTCGAAGAGCCAATTTTCAAAGGACTCTCTTGTGTCCAACTTCCGACTACCAAGCTCGTTCGCCATGGACCGAAATAGGTGGTAATCACTTGGTGCAAGATTCGGACTATACGGTGGATGCAAAAGAACCTCCCACCCGAGGTTCGGAAGCTTCTGGCGCGTCACCAAAGACGTGTGTAGCCTGGCGTTGTCCTGATGGAAGACAATTCGGCTTCTGTTGATCAAAGATGGCCTCTTTTGCATGAGTGCCGCATTCAAGCGGTCCAGTTGTTGGTAGTACAGGTCCGGATTGAGCGTTTGACCATAGGGGAGCAGCTCATAGTAGATGATTCCCTGCCAATTCtaccaaacaaacaaaagaacCTTCCTGGCCGTCAATCCAGGCTTGGCCACCGTCTGGGCAGCTTCACCGCTTTTCGACCACGATTGTTTGTGCTTCACGTTGTCGTAAGGGACCCACTTTTCATCGCTAGTCACTATCCGCTTCAAAAAGGGTCGATTTTGTTGCGATTCAAAAGCGATTCGCATGCATCCATACggtcaaaaatgtttttttgcgTCGAGTCGTGTGGCACCCATACGTCGAGCTTCTTTTTGAATCCAAGCTTCTTCAAATGGTTTATAACGGTTTGATAACTCATGCCCAGCTCTTGGCCGATGCTACGGTTGCTACAATGCCGGTCTCTTTCGATCAATTCAGCGATTTTATCGCAATTTTCGACGACAGGCCTTCTGGAGCGTGGCCATCGTTGTGCGGTGGAAATGGAAACTGTATCGAGTCCATAAACTGCAAAAATTTTATTGGCAGCATGAGATGCATTTAAGCCTTTATCTTAGTAGTACTGTAAAATATGCctattttctctttattttgctCCATGTTTGCGGCGCTATAACTCACGAACgactaaaaacaaacaaccataaatcaaacaaatgTTAGCGCGTGAAAAGAGCTTTCCAAAAAGGTCTAATGTAAACCGATGCGACGAATAAAACTAGAACTACGCGCTTGCAAAGATACCTAGCGAAAATTCCGCAGGACTTTTTTGACAACCTTATATATAAGACAACATTTTCCTACTAACTCTccgaaaatattattcatcAACCTTTGAAAGGTTTCTGGGGCGTTATTCAGCCCGAATGGCATTCGGATGTATTCAAAGTGTCCCCCTTCTGCCGAAAAGGCAGTTTTGGGGAGGTCCTCCTCCTTTACCTCGATCTGGTGGTATCCACTCGCCAAATCTAAAGTTGAAAAGTACTTAGCTCTCCTTAGGTTATCTAATACGTCATTGATTAACGGAAGAGGATACCTGTCCTTAATGACTTCCTCATTAAGTTTCCTATAGGCCACTACCATTCTCCATTTCCTCTCTCCAGAGGCATCCTTCTTCTTGGGCACCAACTAAACCGGCGCACTCCAAGGAGAATGGCTATGTCTAATGATTTTCTGCTCTAACAGCTTCTCTAGCTGTCTTCTCACGTCCTGCCTTTCTTGGAATGCATACCTGTACGGCCTTGCGTCACCGGTATGTCATCATTCGTTCTAATTTGGTGCTTGACCGCATTAGTAAATGATAGGTGATCTCCTTCCTTATGGTACACATtgggatattttttacaaattcgTTGGAGCTCTTCACTATTAAGATGTTCCGTTCCAATCTTTTCAAATGGTATCCTCGTAGCTCCCTTATATGTCTCCTCAATATTGTTAAGTTCAAAATGATGGTCTGTTTCAAACTCAACACCTTCCAACGGTTCTTCCAAAAATACTTCCTGGTCCTCTTCAGCATAATTCGTTATTTCAACCAGGCTTCTTCCAGCCACTGCCCTATAAATTCCTTCTGAAATGATCAAATCCTCCTTTACTATTGTTTTGGTTAACAGGAAATCCCCGTCAGGTACTTGTACCGGAATAGGAATAACTGCCTTTGTTCCTGCTTCTATTGAATGGAACTCGCTGGGTCTATATGTAGCGAAGTGTACCTGTAACTCGGTGTCCGACGTACGGAACCAGCCTTTCTCGATATCAATGACGACCTTAAGTTGTTGTAATAGGTCTATACCAATTACCCCTTCGAAGAATTGGTGGAACTTAAAAAGCCACAGTCTCATTTTTCCTGTCACCTTGAGTTCCTTAAACATTGGTATATGTGCCTCTTGAAAAATCGCGTGTGATGAACGTGTGTGATGGACGAATGAAAGAATAAGTGGATCCGGTATCAACTAATAACTTTATTGTATTTTGTGGAGTCATTCTGATCATTACATATGGTAGGGTGGAGTGGCCCCTCCTAGTTCCTAGATATCCTGTTGGTTGTTCGAGGCTGATTGTGCAAAATTTGCCTCGTCTTCCTGAATATTATGCAATTCACCATTTGTCGACGGTCTGTTTCCGCCTCTCTCGGAATTATCGCTCGAACTGAATGACCGTCTAGAATTGGTCGAGTTGTTCGACTGTCTCGAGTTGTTGGAATTCTAAGATTGCCCCGAATAATTTGAATTCTTGGACATCCTCGATTGACCACTGCCTTCAGCATCTCCACCCGCCTGGATGGCTAGCTGACCTTCTCTCGGTTTGTAGTTATTGTAACTATTATTTCCGTTGTTGTAACTATTATTTCCGTACCActgtcttcctctattattttgtccgtAACCCCATTTGTTGTTCTTATTCTGGTAGCTGCGGTACGGTCTCTGATAGTTAGTAGTTTCGCCCTGGTAATTACCCCCATGTTCCTGATGGTCACTCCTATTGGTCCTTTCAAGGCTGAGATGAAGGCGTTTAAGCCATCTCCTCCTACCATTTAATCTTTTCGCTTCGCAACAATATGCCCTGCTCATTGGCCTTAGACATGCTCACTAAAGCCTTCTTCAGCGTCATAACTTTTGTGTACAAGGCCTCAAATTCTAACTTCTTCTCTTTGATATGGGTTAATTCCATAATCAAGTCCTGTTCAGACCTCTTGTCCTTGAAATgggtaattaaaa
Above is a genomic segment from Drosophila kikkawai strain 14028-0561.14 chromosome 3R, DkikHiC1v2, whole genome shotgun sequence containing:
- the LOC121502275 gene encoding uncharacterized protein, whose product is MIVQHHHERMCHQNTEATIGAIRQKFCITNLRRLLYIIAMRNFMSRRKNFVGENRETQRFSEVFEPAKIQCDLSSKGVEWIFNCPANPEEGAWERMIQCVKKVLAHTMKELAPKEHVLENLLIEAESIVNSRPLTHLTVTVDQEAPPPKDLLKGRDGCMSTCRRLCAGRDGASTSSPFVEKIWCTYVIRPYHEE